Proteins encoded within one genomic window of Lysinibacillus louembei:
- a CDS encoding THUMP domain-containing class I SAM-dependent RNA methyltransferase, with the protein MTKFQLVATAAMGLEAIVAQEVQDLGYETRVDNGKVYFEGDETAIARCNLWLRVADRVKIVVGQFPAHTFDQLFESTKALDWGRYLSVDAAFPVSGKSVKSKLFSVPDCQAIVKKAIVEKMKSHYKRLGFLDESGATFKIEVSILKDVATLTIDTSGAGLHKRGYRQVQGEAPLKETLAAALVKISKWNPNRPFVDLFCGSGTIPLEAAMIGQNIAPGYNREFISEEWAWMKAKIWDEVRDEADSLANYDQPLQIIGSDIDHRMISIAQENALEAGFGELLTFKQMQATDFTTRLTDGVIISNPPYGERIGDIEAIEGVIKTIGQVMKNYPTWSVYMLSSMENFEQCYGRQATKKRKLFNGFIRTDLYQYWGQKSKRD; encoded by the coding sequence ATGACAAAATTTCAATTAGTCGCAACAGCAGCTATGGGCTTAGAGGCAATCGTTGCACAGGAAGTACAAGATTTAGGCTACGAAACGCGCGTTGATAACGGCAAAGTGTATTTTGAAGGGGACGAAACGGCCATTGCACGCTGTAATTTATGGCTGCGTGTAGCAGACCGTGTCAAAATCGTCGTAGGACAATTTCCAGCACATACATTTGACCAATTGTTTGAATCGACAAAGGCATTAGATTGGGGCCGCTATTTATCTGTCGACGCGGCATTCCCTGTATCAGGGAAATCGGTAAAATCAAAGTTATTTAGCGTACCAGATTGCCAAGCAATTGTGAAAAAGGCCATTGTGGAGAAAATGAAATCACATTATAAGCGTTTAGGCTTTTTAGATGAATCGGGTGCAACCTTTAAAATTGAAGTATCGATTTTAAAGGATGTTGCAACATTGACGATTGACACATCAGGTGCAGGCTTGCACAAGCGTGGCTATCGTCAAGTGCAAGGGGAAGCGCCTTTAAAGGAAACGCTCGCTGCAGCATTAGTGAAAATTTCAAAATGGAATCCGAATCGTCCGTTCGTTGATTTATTTTGCGGCTCAGGTACGATTCCATTAGAAGCGGCAATGATTGGACAAAATATTGCACCAGGCTATAATCGTGAGTTTATTTCAGAGGAATGGGCTTGGATGAAAGCGAAAATTTGGGATGAAGTGCGCGATGAAGCAGATTCTCTTGCAAATTACGACCAACCATTACAAATTATCGGCTCAGACATCGACCATCGCATGATTAGCATCGCCCAAGAAAATGCGTTAGAGGCAGGCTTTGGTGAGCTATTAACATTTAAACAGATGCAGGCAACGGATTTTACAACACGCCTAACAGATGGTGTTATTATTTCCAACCCGCCATATGGTGAGCGTATCGGTGATATCGAAGCGATTGAAGGTGTCATTAAAACAATTGGGCAAGTGATGAAAAATTATCCAACTTGGTCTGTTTATATGCTTTCTTCAATGGAGAACTTTGAACAATGCTACGGTCGTCAAGCAACGAAAAAGCGTAAGCTATTTAACGGCTTTATTCGCACAGACCTTTATCAATACTGGGGTCAAAAATCAAAGCGTGATTAA
- a CDS encoding ABC transporter permease, which yields MTSNWHAFWSSVILQMKLSMARPMFQFVIWISPLFYATITYFIYGGQSPEQIRQYVVLGSGFMALWTSIVYSSASDIHRERMYGTLENIFVAPAAFSLILAGKIAGNTLWGFFSMVLSFSYFTLLFQISIPIDQPLLFILALFTVAVAIFVFAFVMALLFTLSRQAEALMNFIEYPIFLLCGFLFPIAILPIWLQPFSMLLPPTWAIELLRAVLVGQGMGNTFLALGVITAIYSIIAYICYQAVQQKARKDGKLGVY from the coding sequence ATGACAAGTAATTGGCACGCATTTTGGTCAAGTGTGATACTGCAAATGAAGCTATCGATGGCACGACCAATGTTTCAATTTGTCATTTGGATTTCACCATTGTTTTATGCAACAATTACATACTTTATTTACGGTGGGCAATCACCAGAGCAAATTCGCCAATATGTGGTGCTTGGCTCGGGCTTTATGGCATTGTGGACGTCCATTGTTTATTCATCAGCTAGCGATATTCATCGTGAACGAATGTATGGTACGCTGGAAAATATTTTTGTTGCACCAGCAGCCTTTTCTTTAATTTTAGCTGGAAAGATAGCTGGTAATACGTTATGGGGCTTTTTTTCAATGGTTCTATCCTTTAGCTACTTCACCTTGCTATTTCAAATAAGCATTCCGATAGATCAGCCCTTGCTCTTCATATTGGCACTATTTACAGTAGCTGTAGCTATTTTCGTCTTTGCCTTTGTCATGGCATTGCTGTTTACATTATCCCGTCAAGCAGAGGCATTAATGAATTTTATTGAATATCCAATCTTTTTGCTATGTGGATTTTTGTTTCCTATTGCGATTTTACCGATATGGCTACAGCCGTTTTCGATGCTCCTGCCCCCCACGTGGGCGATTGAATTATTGCGGGCAGTGCTGGTTGGTCAAGGAATGGGGAACACCTTTTTAGCGCTAGGTGTGATAACAGCCATATATAGCATAATCGCTTATATATGCTATCAAGCAGTACAGCAAAAAGCGCGTAAAGATGGAAAATTGGGGGTGTATTAA
- a CDS encoding ATP-dependent DNA helicase, whose product MRQSLPFELSKEKSFFDSLGDWMGDVLYDELPEKGFECRDEQIFMAYQIEQALKEKNVLFAEAGVGTGKTIAYLLPAVSYARYTGKPALIACADETLIDQLVKEGGDVHKLRDHLGLNIDVRLAKSRDQYLCIKRFEEADRQLEADWIEDIADSMPDGVYAHGSMIALQPYGERSDYPMISDDEWQMVNYNALMQCAVCDVRNRCGQTLHRAYYRKSTDLIICSQDFLMEHLATKESREREGQLPLLPEVSMIVLDEGHLLEYAAQKAMTYKVQAHTIVNLLERLMVDGVRERTLYAMERLQDDHELFFDQLREDLVASEADRKRIEKSARLLALGKRLIADVEQLLEEFVFESELYMIPEYELNMAEEFLEHYVASLRIFVAQGDAVDWLEEADGEETLVIMPRLITEVLEETLFAKKTPIVFSSATLSVKKDFSYIASSLGIDQYQSFSVPSPFDYEDVMKIYVHELTQQNKAAKVEELLRDGEKTLILFKSKQAMNAFKSQLSMMARLTVAFEGDRELSAIVRDFQDGTVQTFCSYHLWEGLDLPEEALTRVIIFDLPFPPHDPLFDAKRSFAQDAFKEVELPFMLLRLQQGMGRLIRTSNDYGDIHILVNEEERPMRQYFEDILAVEPIIK is encoded by the coding sequence ATGAGACAATCATTACCGTTTGAATTATCAAAAGAGAAATCCTTCTTTGATTCACTTGGCGATTGGATGGGGGACGTTCTCTACGACGAGCTACCTGAAAAGGGCTTTGAATGTCGAGATGAACAAATTTTTATGGCATATCAAATTGAACAGGCATTAAAGGAGAAAAATGTGCTGTTTGCGGAAGCTGGCGTTGGTACAGGAAAAACGATTGCCTACCTGCTACCTGCTGTTTCCTATGCGCGCTATACAGGAAAGCCTGCCTTAATTGCATGTGCTGATGAGACATTAATTGATCAGCTTGTTAAAGAGGGCGGCGATGTGCATAAGCTGCGTGATCATTTAGGCTTAAACATTGATGTGCGCCTTGCAAAATCGCGTGACCAATATTTATGTATTAAACGCTTTGAGGAGGCAGACCGTCAGCTAGAGGCAGATTGGATTGAGGATATTGCCGATTCGATGCCGGATGGCGTTTATGCACATGGCTCGATGATTGCGCTACAGCCATATGGTGAGCGCAGCGATTATCCAATGATTAGCGACGATGAGTGGCAAATGGTCAACTATAATGCATTAATGCAGTGTGCGGTATGTGATGTGCGCAACCGCTGTGGTCAAACATTGCATCGTGCCTATTACCGTAAGTCAACCGATTTAATTATTTGCTCGCAGGATTTTTTAATGGAGCATTTAGCAACAAAGGAATCGCGTGAGCGCGAAGGGCAGCTACCACTTTTACCAGAAGTATCGATGATTGTACTAGATGAAGGGCATTTATTAGAATATGCGGCACAAAAGGCGATGACCTATAAAGTACAGGCACATACAATTGTCAATTTATTAGAACGTTTAATGGTCGATGGTGTGCGTGAGCGTACATTATATGCGATGGAGCGCTTACAGGATGACCATGAGCTCTTTTTTGACCAGCTGCGTGAAGATTTAGTAGCTTCAGAGGCAGACCGTAAACGTATTGAAAAATCAGCGCGCTTATTAGCACTTGGCAAGCGCTTAATTGCTGATGTAGAGCAGTTATTAGAGGAGTTTGTTTTTGAATCGGAGCTTTATATGATTCCAGAATACGAGCTCAATATGGCAGAGGAATTTTTAGAGCATTATGTAGCGTCTTTGCGTATTTTTGTTGCACAAGGTGATGCGGTTGATTGGCTGGAGGAGGCAGATGGTGAGGAAACACTTGTGATTATGCCTCGCTTAATTACAGAAGTATTAGAGGAAACACTGTTTGCTAAAAAAACACCTATCGTCTTTTCATCTGCTACACTATCAGTGAAAAAGGACTTTTCTTATATTGCTTCAAGCCTAGGTATTGATCAATATCAATCCTTCAGTGTGCCATCACCATTCGATTATGAGGATGTCATGAAAATTTATGTGCATGAGCTCACGCAGCAAAATAAGGCTGCAAAAGTAGAGGAATTGCTACGCGATGGTGAAAAAACGTTAATTTTATTTAAATCGAAACAGGCAATGAATGCATTTAAATCACAGCTGAGCATGATGGCACGTTTAACAGTAGCATTTGAAGGGGACCGTGAGCTATCAGCAATCGTCCGAGATTTCCAAGATGGCACAGTACAAACATTTTGCTCCTATCATTTATGGGAAGGGCTTGATTTACCAGAGGAAGCATTGACACGCGTCATTATTTTTGATTTACCATTCCCACCGCATGATCCTTTATTTGATGCGAAACGCTCATTTGCACAAGATGCCTTTAAGGAGGTAGAGCTACCATTTATGCTACTGCGCTTACAGCAGGGCATGGGGCGCTTAATTCGTACATCAAATGACTATGGCGATATTCATATCCTTGTTAACGAAGAAGAAAGACCAATGCGCCAATATTTTGAGGATATTTTAGCGGTTGAGCCGATTATTAAGTAA
- a CDS encoding LysE/ArgO family amino acid transporter, giving the protein MQAIIHGIILAFGLILPLGVQNVFVFSQGAMQPSRLRALPAVLTAALCDTLLILLAVLGLSVIVTQFEWLRLALIIGGILFLIYMGKVLWTAKVERAQQGEALPAKKQILFALSVSLLNPHAILDTVGVIGTSALNYIGTDKTLFTITCIIVSWLWFVSLMFAGSMLKKIDSSGKVMYIFNKCSAVFIWGTALYLLIGLF; this is encoded by the coding sequence ATGCAAGCGATTATTCATGGAATCATTTTAGCTTTTGGACTGATTTTACCATTAGGCGTGCAAAATGTTTTTGTTTTTTCCCAAGGAGCGATGCAGCCATCAAGATTGCGCGCTTTGCCAGCAGTGTTGACAGCAGCATTATGTGATACGCTACTCATTTTACTGGCTGTGCTTGGTTTGTCAGTGATTGTTACTCAATTTGAATGGCTACGACTGGCTTTAATTATTGGCGGCATTTTATTTTTAATTTATATGGGTAAGGTGTTGTGGACAGCGAAGGTAGAAAGAGCACAGCAAGGGGAAGCACTGCCCGCAAAAAAACAAATACTATTCGCTTTATCTGTGTCGCTCTTAAATCCACATGCAATTTTAGATACAGTTGGTGTCATTGGCACGAGCGCATTAAATTATATTGGCACAGATAAAACGCTATTTACGATTACATGTATAATCGTGTCATGGCTATGGTTTGTTAGCTTAATGTTTGCTGGCTCAATGCTGAAAAAAATAGATAGCTCAGGCAAGGTGATGTACATATTTAATAAATGCTCGGCTGTTTTTATTTGGGGAACAGCGTTATACTTATTAATAGGTTTATTTTGA
- a CDS encoding ABC transporter ATP-binding protein yields the protein MTNYLIDVQHVKRTYEVQSRRWKRQRQKVDAVKDVSFCVKEGEIFGLLGPNGAGKTTMIKMLTTMLIPTSGTISILGLDPVKQYRELRPQINFILGGERNLYWRLSAYDNLAYFADLYKIPRAVQQKRIPQLLQLVGLEDAAQRRVETFSKGMKQRLQIARGLINQPKILFLDEPSIGLDPVSARKLRDILRELNKQGTTIILTTHYMYEADELCDRIAFINKGQLVTIDTPQQLKQKMSDITVITCTVKNCTEQQLNDYLPCEYLQHIAIDVKDQGLVVHMHTNKPQQLVPNLYRIPQIHIQDMTMAQPSLEDVYVAMIGGL from the coding sequence ATGACGAATTATTTAATTGATGTCCAACATGTAAAACGTACATATGAGGTGCAGAGTAGGCGATGGAAAAGGCAGCGACAGAAAGTGGATGCTGTAAAGGATGTATCCTTTTGCGTAAAAGAAGGGGAAATATTTGGCTTGCTTGGACCAAACGGCGCGGGCAAAACAACAATGATTAAAATGCTTACGACGATGCTAATTCCAACAAGTGGAACCATTTCTATTCTTGGGCTTGATCCAGTAAAACAGTATAGGGAGCTGCGTCCGCAAATTAACTTTATTCTAGGAGGTGAACGCAATTTATATTGGCGCTTATCCGCCTATGATAATTTAGCGTATTTTGCAGATTTATATAAAATTCCTCGTGCTGTTCAACAAAAGCGAATTCCTCAATTACTACAGCTTGTTGGTTTAGAGGATGCAGCACAGCGTCGGGTTGAAACCTTTTCAAAGGGGATGAAGCAGCGTTTACAAATTGCCAGAGGGTTAATTAATCAACCGAAAATTTTATTTTTAGATGAGCCTTCCATTGGTCTTGATCCTGTAAGTGCAAGAAAGTTACGTGACATTTTACGTGAGCTAAATAAACAGGGCACGACAATTATTTTAACGACACACTATATGTATGAGGCGGATGAGCTATGTGACCGAATTGCCTTCATTAATAAAGGGCAACTAGTAACGATTGACACACCGCAGCAGCTAAAGCAAAAAATGAGTGATATCACAGTTATTACTTGTACGGTGAAAAATTGTACAGAGCAACAGCTAAATGATTACTTACCATGTGAGTATTTGCAGCATATAGCTATTGATGTAAAAGATCAGGGGCTAGTTGTTCATATGCATACTAATAAGCCACAGCAGCTTGTACCAAATCTTTATCGAATACCACAAATTCATATACAGGATATGACAATGGCACAGCCATCACTAGAGGATGTTTATGTAGCAATGATTGGGGGGCTATAA
- a CDS encoding ABC transporter permease — translation MAALIRFMRHARLSYKAMFSMLQLKVYVLVMVLSPLSQLLFFSMLVRYIYQGEGLSGYIAANALLLCVMNSVFGMMTVIMSDRGMGTLPLVIVTPANKGLLFLARSVPHIMNGIVTACLGLLFGVLVFQITLSFSTFLLLVCIWLVSIFAACGLGLILASCSLWTPSMHLLANLLASTLLLLSGANYSLQVMPDWLRFIAQALPLTRGVELTKAIVGGRDVSQFAILLTEEFLLGCVFFLIGIVAMRYAEMIARRKGTMELS, via the coding sequence TTGGCAGCACTTATAAGATTTATGCGACATGCTAGGCTTTCCTATAAAGCGATGTTTAGTATGCTACAGCTGAAAGTATATGTTTTAGTAATGGTATTAAGCCCATTAAGTCAGCTATTATTTTTTAGTATGCTTGTTCGTTATATTTATCAGGGGGAGGGTTTGAGTGGCTATATTGCAGCAAATGCTTTATTGCTTTGTGTGATGAATTCGGTATTTGGTATGATGACAGTCATTATGTCTGACCGAGGAATGGGCACATTGCCGCTTGTTATCGTAACACCTGCTAATAAAGGGCTGTTATTTTTAGCACGTTCTGTTCCGCATATTATGAATGGCATTGTGACAGCGTGCTTAGGTCTATTATTTGGAGTGCTCGTGTTTCAAATTACACTATCCTTCAGCACTTTTTTATTGTTAGTTTGCATATGGCTTGTTTCTATCTTTGCTGCCTGTGGCCTCGGCTTAATTTTAGCCTCTTGTAGTCTTTGGACACCCTCTATGCATCTGTTAGCAAATTTATTAGCAAGTACCTTACTGCTATTAAGCGGAGCCAATTATTCATTGCAAGTCATGCCTGACTGGCTACGTTTTATAGCACAAGCCTTGCCACTGACAAGAGGTGTGGAATTGACAAAAGCAATTGTCGGTGGTAGGGATGTATCACAATTTGCGATATTACTAACAGAGGAATTTCTGTTAGGGTGTGTATTTTTTTTAATTGGCATTGTCGCAATGCGCTATGCTGAAATGATTGCACGTCGAAAAGGAACGATGGAGCTAAGTTAA
- a CDS encoding AAA family ATPase, with amino-acid sequence MYLQTVRYLQEQVSAKEQYPFNISAFEHFEELHLPTNVTFFVGENGSGKSTLLEAIAYECGFHTAGGSRNHLYDVHESHSALGEYIRLIWSRKVTRGFFLRAETFYQFASHLDLMFDPSGKKYDAYGGKSLHEQSHGESFLSLFQNAFGHRAIYLLDEPEAALSPTRQLSLMRIIKELEHDAQFIIATHSPILLGYPNATIYDFDEQISKVRYEDTLHYILTKRFLDAKDKVLNELFLDL; translated from the coding sequence ATGTATTTACAGACGGTACGTTATTTGCAGGAGCAAGTGTCCGCTAAGGAACAATATCCATTTAATATTTCAGCATTCGAGCATTTTGAGGAGCTACATTTGCCAACGAATGTGACATTTTTTGTCGGGGAAAATGGCTCAGGTAAATCGACATTGCTTGAGGCAATCGCTTATGAATGTGGATTTCATACAGCAGGTGGCAGTCGCAATCATTTATATGATGTACATGAGTCACATTCTGCTCTCGGGGAATATATACGCTTAATTTGGTCGCGTAAAGTGACACGCGGCTTTTTCTTGCGTGCTGAAACATTTTATCAATTTGCGAGCCATCTTGATTTAATGTTTGACCCATCTGGCAAGAAATATGATGCCTATGGCGGAAAATCATTGCATGAGCAATCGCACGGTGAATCCTTTTTATCCTTGTTTCAAAATGCCTTTGGCCACAGAGCAATCTACTTATTAGATGAGCCAGAAGCAGCACTTTCTCCGACGCGGCAGCTGAGCTTAATGCGTATTATTAAGGAGCTAGAGCATGACGCCCAATTTATTATTGCGACACATTCACCGATTTTGCTCGGCTACCCAAATGCAACGATTTATGATTTTGACGAGCAAATAAGTAAAGTTCGTTATGAGGATACATTGCATTATATTTTAACGAAGCGCTTTTTAGATGCAAAAGATAAAGTGTTAAATGAACTATTTTTAGATTTGTAA
- a CDS encoding protein phosphatase 2C domain-containing protein, which translates to MRDGVNEFSWCGDQENFVDIINIYHIDSIRIGRFGGNAYAGQYKNEDGCLVWVDEENKWEFAVILDAHNSTESIHVILQHFAMKKAEWQALFYLSVEQVFGRIEKAMLKMFQDEAFLTDCQSIQGETACLIIFRKDKYIWWFSVGDCLAFLFHPELAQLAQYQINQRQFYEWIGQVNTFEQSVPCYSSGIRELRSGMNRIFLTTDGLLECPNEPFAAKGIYRLIMDDTIEQGIEILLRTIQENGVRDSTTIIAWDVHVTKTVTKPSNG; encoded by the coding sequence ATGAGAGATGGCGTAAATGAATTTAGTTGGTGTGGCGACCAGGAGAATTTTGTAGATATAATAAATATCTATCATATTGATTCTATTCGTATTGGGCGATTTGGTGGAAATGCTTATGCAGGACAATATAAAAATGAAGATGGCTGTTTAGTATGGGTAGATGAAGAAAATAAGTGGGAGTTTGCAGTGATTTTAGATGCACACAATTCAACTGAGAGTATTCATGTCATTTTACAGCACTTTGCAATGAAAAAGGCTGAATGGCAAGCACTATTTTATTTGAGTGTTGAGCAAGTTTTCGGAAGAATAGAAAAAGCCATGCTCAAGATGTTTCAAGATGAAGCATTCCTCACTGATTGTCAAAGCATCCAAGGGGAAACAGCTTGTTTAATTATTTTCAGAAAGGATAAATATATTTGGTGGTTTTCGGTAGGGGATTGCCTTGCATTTTTATTTCATCCAGAGCTAGCGCAACTTGCACAATATCAAATCAATCAAAGACAATTTTATGAATGGATTGGTCAGGTAAATACATTTGAGCAAAGCGTGCCGTGCTATAGCAGTGGAATAAGAGAACTAAGGTCAGGTATGAATCGCATATTTTTGACAACAGATGGACTGCTTGAATGTCCAAATGAACCGTTTGCTGCGAAGGGAATTTATCGCCTCATAATGGATGATACAATAGAGCAAGGAATTGAGATATTATTGCGAACGATTCAAGAAAATGGGGTAAGGGATAGCACAACTATTATTGCTTGGGATGTCCATGTCACAAAAACGGTGACAAAACCAAGCAATGGCTAG
- a CDS encoding HIT family protein: MDEKCFICAKHQGEIKTSGITIYEDDYVYVGHIDSNDPLKYIGHLMIDLKRHVPTLGDMTMEEASTFGMVMAKVSTALMASERIEHVYALVSGNSVPHLHMHLVARYIHTPKKHWGPMAVYDWAEAPRGDENEVMEFCHRIKKYLEAH; this comes from the coding sequence ATGGATGAAAAATGCTTTATTTGTGCTAAGCATCAAGGGGAAATTAAAACATCTGGAATCACGATTTATGAGGATGATTATGTATATGTAGGACATATTGATAGCAATGACCCATTAAAATATATTGGTCATTTAATGATTGATTTAAAGCGACATGTCCCAACACTTGGAGATATGACAATGGAGGAGGCAAGCACGTTTGGCATGGTGATGGCAAAGGTGAGTACGGCTTTAATGGCATCAGAGAGGATTGAGCATGTTTATGCACTGGTTTCAGGCAATTCAGTGCCGCATTTACATATGCATTTAGTGGCACGCTACATTCATACGCCGAAAAAGCATTGGGGACCAATGGCAGTGTATGATTGGGCAGAAGCTCCTAGAGGGGATGAAAATGAAGTGATGGAGTTTTGCCATCGTATCAAAAAATATTTGGAGGCTCACTAG
- a CDS encoding ArsR/SmtB family transcription factor → MGRELELYEQPLEQVIYTSSPVVEGLAIVCAMTTGKENYLTAELPYFQQLFPNHYVIKQFQQFQNEMVYDLFNLLIPIPHLASVEQFVEKLLHMKNDSFLYYLWGEEVEIETIQQLLQEPASIFNVEDIYYWQTAEERQLYVEWLSQLSTFKEAFAELLLDIAQAPEFQTLLTNKAPLVQASIKSLQQLSLEPLALAQYVMGKTFRRVSLYKIYYFIPSYSLSPVRMRIFNDSVCYILYGCANPLSDEREKSEQLAQQLKAIADPNRLLILRMLTTKKEYGAKLAEYLGITTATVSHHLDILKKAKLVTEEKIGTSKYFAVNTTEVTNMLMSLQRFAKA, encoded by the coding sequence ATGGGACGCGAATTAGAGCTATATGAACAGCCATTAGAGCAAGTGATTTATACATCTTCGCCAGTTGTAGAAGGATTAGCTATTGTGTGTGCTATGACAACAGGAAAAGAAAACTATTTGACAGCAGAGCTCCCTTATTTTCAACAGCTCTTTCCCAATCACTATGTCATCAAGCAGTTTCAGCAATTTCAAAATGAGATGGTCTACGATCTATTTAATCTGTTAATTCCGATACCACATTTAGCCTCAGTAGAGCAATTTGTTGAAAAGCTTCTACATATGAAGAACGATTCTTTTCTATATTATTTGTGGGGTGAAGAAGTAGAAATTGAGACCATTCAGCAATTACTACAAGAGCCTGCTAGCATTTTTAATGTAGAGGATATTTATTATTGGCAAACAGCAGAAGAGCGACAATTATATGTTGAATGGTTGTCACAGCTATCCACTTTTAAAGAAGCATTTGCAGAGCTTTTACTGGATATTGCACAAGCTCCTGAATTTCAAACGTTGTTGACAAACAAGGCACCACTTGTGCAAGCGTCGATTAAATCGCTACAGCAGCTATCTTTAGAGCCACTTGCGCTAGCACAGTATGTTATGGGGAAAACATTTCGACGTGTAAGCTTATATAAAATCTATTATTTTATTCCAAGCTATAGCCTATCACCTGTGAGAATGCGCATTTTTAATGATTCAGTATGCTATATACTTTATGGCTGTGCCAATCCACTATCAGATGAGCGTGAAAAAAGTGAACAATTAGCCCAACAGCTTAAGGCAATTGCAGACCCAAACCGTCTTTTAATACTGCGCATGCTGACAACGAAAAAGGAATATGGAGCTAAGCTAGCAGAGTATTTAGGTATAACAACAGCGACAGTATCGCACCATTTAGATATTTTGAAAAAAGCAAAGCTTGTCACAGAAGAAAAGATTGGTACAAGTAAATATTTCGCAGTTAACACAACTGAGGTAACGAATATGTTGATGTCCTTACAGCGCTTTGCAAAAGCTTAA